TTTTAATTTTCGGGGGTTCTTTTTGTGGTTCTTTTTAGGCAATCAAAGAGAATCCTAAAATAAGTCGCTGTGTGTGCCTGTTCTTGTTAATGTAATGAGCCTTATGGCGTCGTCCTGTTCCCAAACCAACAGCCAATCGGGCTGGATATGGCATTCCCAAAACCCTTTGTAATTACCCGTCAACTTGTGCGGTTTGTTTTTTGGCGGAAGCGTACCGCTTTCAACCAATTGGGTAACGACTTCATCGAGTAGTCGCATACCCAAACCACGCTTTTTGGCGAGTTTAATATCTTTTTTGAACTTTCCTGTCTGTTCAAGCTGATACATTACGAGTAAAGTTCTTTTCTAAAATCTTCAAGAGTGGTTTTTGTCGCCTTGCCCGATTTAGCTTCCTTTATCGCCTTTTCAGTATCTTTATTATAACGAGGTTCTTCAAGCTCTACAAAAGGAAGTGTTTTAAGGTATTCATAGAATACTTTTGCCTGCTTGCTTCGCTTATCTATTTTTATCGTTATTTCCATATCCACATATTTTAATGATACTACCCCAAAGTTACGAAAAAATAAAATTCTTCGCTATTGGCTGGCGAAAGAAAGAAAACGCCCAATATGATGAAAGCTTTTCACCGTAAATGCCCAAAGCGAGAACAGCCGCGGCCAAGAGCGATGGGGTTTCGCAGGCCACAAATGCGCGGTGGGAACAAGGTATATTTGTCGGTTCTTTTTCGGATAACTTCGATGAACGTATCGAGCAAAAGATATTTCACTCAGAAATCGTGGTAGATAATGAAAAGGTAGCAGCTCAAACCAAAGCCTATCAGCAGATACCGCAAATTCTATCTTTTGTAAATGAGCAGGGCGAGGATAAGATGAAACAGGAAATTGAGGGTAACTACAAACAGATAAAATCAGATATCCTGAACATTGTTATAAGTGAAATGGAACGCATCAAGAATGACCCGAACTTGCAGCATTTGGTGCAGCAGAAATGATATATCGTGGCATGGTTGTTTGCACTTTACCATTGGAAAGGTTAACGCTATTTTCCAATAATCTTTTCCCTATGACTCGTACCCCATTCGCCAAGTGCCGTTATAACGTTATGTAGTGAAAAGCCGTGTTCGGTCAAGGAATATTCTACGGTTGGGGGAAAAGTATCAAAGACTGTTCTAGCTATAAGTTGATTTACCTCCAAGGCCTTCAATTCTTTTGAGAGCACTTTGTCAGTAATACCCTGAACATCCCTCGATATTTCCTTAAATCGCTTATTTCCAAATTTTAGCGATATAATGATGGGTATTTTCCATCTCCCGTTTAAAACTTCTAAAGCGTCTTTAACAGGTAGAATTGCCTTCACGCACTCCTGTTTTTTCTCTTGATTTATTTTATCTGTGATCATAATGTGATGTATTACTATCCCATTGGATAGTGCTATCCAATGGGATAGTAATATCTTTTAGATAGCAAATGTAGGTAACTTTGCATAGTTAAACAAATAATAATTAAAAATATGAGAAAAGACAAAATCATTTATTGGGTGTCCACTTCACTAACAATCCTGACCGGTGCATCCTCTGCCTTTCTTTACTTTACAGATGCTATGGGAGAAGCGTTCAGGCATTTAGGCTTTCCCGACTATTTTAAAGTTGAGCTGGCTATCGGCAAAATTATAGGCATTCCACTTTTACTTATCCCTGCTGTTCCCAGAATAATAAAAGAATGGGCTTATGCCGCTTATGGTATTGTTTTTATGTCGGCAATCATTGCACATACCGTTGTTGACGGCGTTGGAGCGGCGATAACACCATTATTACCACTTATTTTCTTAATCGTATCCTACCGATACTATCATAAATTAAATAGAGCATAAAATATTAGAGCGTTGCACTTATTAGTTGCTAGCGCTTACTAAAGGTAGTCCCACAGAAATCATTATAACTAAAAATAAAGAAAATGAAAAAAATATTGCACATCATTTCAAGCATCCACGGAGAAATATCTTCCAGCAGTCAGTTATCAGACACAATCGTTGAGAACTTAAAAAATGCTTATCCTGACAGCCAGGTTAATAAACTCGACCTGTCGGAGTCACATTTCCCTTATCTTGAAGCCAAACATTTTGAGGCATTTTTTACACCTGCCGAACATCACACTGCAATCCAGCGAGAAGTGTTTGGCCGTTCCGGGCAAGCTATAACTGAATTGAAAGAAGCTGATTTTATCGTAATTGGTTTACCCATATACAATTTAGGTATTCCGGCCAGTTTAAAGGGATGGATCGATTACGTGGCGCGAGTTGGCGAGACATTCAGCTACGTAGATAATGCACCTATAGGTCTCTTAACCGATAAAAAAGTATATCTGGCCATCGCCTCAGGGGGTATATATAGCGAAGAGCCAATGAAGAGCTATGATTTTACAGAACCCTATCTAAGGGCAATGCTGGGATTTATCGGCTTGACAGACCTCACAGCCTTCAGGGTGGAGGGAACAGCTATCCCCGGAGTTAAAGAAACTGCCTTATCTAAAGCACAGGAAACAGTCAGTGAGTTTACTTTCTAAGTATTTTGTAATTCAGCATAGATAATAATGGGCAGCAAAGAAAGGATAGCCAAATTAAAGAGCGAGTTGCGTAAAGACATACTTTGCGCAGCCCTTGCTATTTTAAAAAATGATGGACGCCAATCCCTAAGCCTGCGAAAAATAGCTGACCGCATAGAGTACTCTCCACCAGTAATATATTCTTACTTTAAAAATAAAGAAGCCATTCTAATTGCTCTATGCGAATTATGCTATCAGCAATTTAATGGATGTATCGAGAAAAATTGTAGAAAGCTGACCAACCCGGAAGAAAGGTTGACAGCAATAGTGACCACATGTTGGAACTTTGCGATTGAAGAGAAAGAAATGTATGATTTAATGTGGGAGGTTGGCAGCACTTGCACCGATCCTTTTACACAATTCAAAGAGTTGGGACTATTTCTGAATTTTTTAAGTGAAACGCTGAAAAATCTGTGCGGCAAGAAAGTATGTACAGAAGAATACCTTTTTCATAAAAGCCAGACTGCCATAGCAGTAATGCATGGGCATATTTGCTTGAATTATACGTTGTCAAATGCTGATCCGAAATTAAGGAGTAGAATGCTGAACGAGACTATACTTTACGTAATGAATCTTATAAACGACTATAATCTGACATCGCGTGAACTCAATAATCATTATTGAGAGTGTGAAATAATAAAAGAGAATGAATAAATCGAAAATTCGTATCGGATTTATTGGATTAAATCCAGACAAACAATGGGCTTCAATAGCTCATATACCCGCACTGGGAACGTTGGTTGAAGAATTTGAAATTGTAGGGGTTGCAAACTCTACTTACCAGAGTGCCAAAAAATCAGCAGAAGCATTCCAGATTCCTTTAGCCTTTGAAAATGCCCAGGCGCTGATACTATCAGATGAAATCGACCTCGTGGTCATCACCGTCAAGGTGCCTCATCACTATGAATTGGTTAAGGCTGCATTGGGAGCAGGCAAGCACGTCTATTGTGAACATCCATTGGGCAATGGCCTGGAAGAAACAAAAGCATTGGCTGCATTGGCCGCCCAAAAAAATGTAGTCGCCGTGGTCGGCACTCAACTAGTTGCTGCTCCAGAGTTGCTTTATCTACAGCAACTCATTAATGAGGGATATGTGGGGAGGGTTTTATCTTCTACCTTGAACGGTTCTGTTAATAACTGGGGGGATAACGTAATTTCTCATAATTACTATATTAATGATAAGTCATTTGGAGCGACATTATTTACAGTTCCATTCGCGCACACCTTAGCAGGTGTCATAAAAGTATTGGGAGGTTTTGGGAAATTTAAGGCAGAAATGTACAATAATTTCACCTCTGTAAAAGTAACCGATACAGACGAAATTAAATCTAAAACAACTGAAGACCAGATACTGGTTATTGGTGCATTTAAAAGCGGAGCTGCTTTTTCTGCTCATTATCGCGGCGGTATCAACGCAACCAGCCTAGTATGGGAAATTAATGGAACCGAAGGAGATATACAAGTTACCAGTTCTTCAGGACACGCACAGTTGCTAGGACTCAAAATACTTGGAAAGAAAAGCGACGAAAAAGAATTGAAAAACTTGATTCCACCTGCTGAAATGTACCAGGGTCTACCAGATGATCCTTTGGTTAGAAACGTTGCCGCTATTTACCGGCTTGCAGCTGGTGATATCCGAAACGATACCCGTAACGCCCCTACATTTGAGGATGCAGCAAAATTGCACCAAGTTCTATCTTCAATTGAGAAATCCGCGTCAATTTAAGTAAGTATAACAAAACGAAACTCCGAATGGATATTTCGAAGATAAATAAATCATTATGGCATATCAATTTAAAGGATTATATATTACCGAAGAACAAGGTGAATTTAAAGCGAACTTAACGGAACTTTCTACCGCAGATCTTCCAAATAATGAAGTGCTTATTAAAGTAGCTTTCTCGTCTGTTAATTATAAAGACGTATTGTCTGCATCGGGAAACAAAGGGGTTACCCAAAAGTTCCCGCATGTACCTGGTATAGATGCGGCAGGCGAGGTGGTTTCTTCCCGTAGCAATAAATTTAAAACAGGTGATAAGGTAATTGTCACAGGATACGATCTTGGAATGAATACCTGGGGCGGATTTGGAGAGTACATCAGTGTCCCATCTGGCTGGGTGTTATCCCTTCCAGAACCATTGTCGCTTTTGGACGCAATGGCTTTAGGCACCGCGGGTCTTACGGCAGGACTATCAATATATGAACTTATCAACTCGGGCGTTACACCGGAGAAAGGTAAAATAGCGGTGAGTGGAGCAACGGGTGGTGTCGGAAGTATATCTGTAGCTATATTGTCTAAACTAGGATATGAGGTAGTAGCAATTTCAGGAAAAAAACAGAATGATTTCCTCACAAGAACATTAGGAGCCAATGCGGTTTTTACCAGGCAAGATTTTATAGATAAGTACGATAAAGACATCATGTCAAAGATGGAACTTGCTGGGGGAATTGATGCTGTCGGAGGAAGGATTCTTTCGGGAATGCTTAAGGCCACAAATTATAATGGCACAGTGACCTGTTGCGGTTTGGTAGCTTCGCCAAATATTGAAACAACTATATATCCATTCATTATCAGGAATGTAACACTTGTTGGAATTGATTCGGTTGAACAACCATTAAATCATAAAGAAGCTATATGGAAATTACTAGCAAATGAATGGAAACCCACTGTGCTTAGTCATATCACTAAATTAATTAATCTCGAAGAACTGCCAGCCGCCTTATACGATGTAAGTCAAGGAAACGCAATAGGGAGATATGTTGTGAGCCATGGATAACTAATTTATTTTCTGAGTAAAATAAAAATAGTTGTTGTAATAGGAATTATTAGTTTAAAAAATACAATGTTAAATTTTAAAAGCAAATAGTATGGACATAAAAAATGTCACAGTCTTTGGTGCAGGCGTATTGGGTGCGCAAATAGCGTTTCAAACAGCCTTTCATGGCTATAAGGTCACTTTATATGATATCAAAAAAGAATTCCTTGAAAATGCTCGTAAAAGGTTTGAGAATCTACGTGAATCCTATAAGGTTGATATTGATGCCACGGATGAGGATTTGGATATAGCTTTCAATAATTTAAGTTATACTACAAATCTTGCGGAATCGGTTACAGATGCTGATATTACCATAGAAGCCATACCTGAAAACCTAGAAGTTAAGAAAGAATTCTATGTCAAATTGAGTACTTTGGCACCCCAAAAAACTATTTTTTGCACGAATTCCTCCACATTACTCCCAAGTGATTTTGCTGCTGAAACAGGCAGGCCACAGCAATTTTTAGCACTACACTTTGCCAACCTTGTTTGGAAGTACAACATTGTGGAAATCATGGGCCATGCCGGCACGGATGCCAAAAACATCGAAATCATTCTTGCATTTGCAAAAACAATTGGGATGGTGCCGGTTGTCATTCAAAAAGAAAATCCCGGCTACATCATGAATGCACTATCAGTTCCGTGGCTAATGACTGCATTAGATTTGTTGATAGAAGGGGTCGGAGATGTAGAGAGTATTGATAAGACATGGATACTGACACCAATTGGAAACAGGTCTATCGGACCTTTCGCCCTTTTGGACATCATCGGACTGACGACTGCATATAATGTTATTACCAATAATGCAGAGAAGACCGGTGAAAATACTTGGATCAAAAGAAAAGAATTTATTAGAAAAAATTTTATAGAGCCCAATAAACTCGGAGTGTCCACAGGAGAAGGTTTTTACAAGTATCCAAACCCGAGCTACGAACAGGAAGCTTTTCTAAAACCCTAGAATAATTATTAAAAAATATTCCAACTAACATAATACAAAATTCAAATATGTCTTTAATTGAAAATCTTAATTGGCGATACGCCACAAAAGCTTATGATCCTACGAAAAAGGTAAGCGAAAAAAATTTATATAAGATTCTGGAAGCTGCCCGATTGGCACCCACATCGTCTGGCTTACAGCAATATAGGGTATTGGTCATTTCTAATCAGGAATTGAAAGAAAGATTAAAAGAAGGTTCGTTTAATCCTGAATCCATGAGAGATTGTTCCTATGTTCTTGTATTTGCAGCCTGGGACAACTATACAGATGAACGTATAGATAAGATATACAATCATACGACACGGCAAAGAGGCTTGCCGGACGGACAATTTAAAAGTTATACCGATAAGATAAAAGCCATTTTCGCTTCTCAAACCATCGAGGAAAATTTTGACAATGCTGCCCGTCAGTGCTATATCGGCCTGGCAATGGCATTAGCTCAAGCTGCAGAGCTAAAGATAGACAGTACGCCTGCTGAAGGGTTTGACAATGCTCAGGTAGATAAAACGTTGGAATTGAAAGTGAAAGGTTTAAAAAGTGTGGTTTTAATGTATGTGGGCTATCGTGCAGAACATGATTGGCTGGCTCCAATGAGAAAAGTTCGAAACCCGATGGATGAGTTTGTAACTTTTATTGGATAAGGCAATTGAATAATCCTTCAACTTGATGATCCGCATTAAGCCTAAATGTACCGTTTAGGCTTTTCTATTAATAAATCAAACATCAATATTGCAAACTAAGGGGATGGAAAAATTCTACAATGAAACACATCTTAAATTGGAAACTGCAATTCAAGAAATAGGAAGTGAAGCTGACTGCCCTACAAAAAGTATCGAAGCTGTTATACAGCTCATCATCAAAAGCCTTTCGGATTTAAAGGATTTTATACTTAAGAAAGATTTTAAGAACACGGAAGAGGAAATCTATTTTTTCAAATACCAAAAACCTCTTATTGTTTCAAAACTCATCTACTATAATGCCATTTACAAAATCGAAACCAGAAAACCGTACGGAGTCAAACGCACCAGGAAATATCTTAATAAAGAACTGAAGAAACTAAAAAGGTTCTTTGATAATAACCTTGATTTTTATAAATATTACCGAAGCAATAACTCTTTCCTTGATGAGAGCCTTTTTGTACGTGGAAAACACAATATTGGGCTATGGTTAGATACTTTTTATTTTGAGGCAGACCATCGCTTTTCAACGTCACATGACTATAAGGTCGCCAAAATTATTGCGAACGATCTTATACAGGTCTATCTTGAAGACCAGCTAAGTAATAACAAACAAAAAAACACTTCTGAAAGCTATCCTTTAAATTGGACTGCAAATAAAACCGCTTTAACAGAATTGATTTATGCACTCCATTCACAAGGGGTATTTGACAATGGAAATGCGGACATCAAACTCATTGCTAGAACATTTGAACTAGCCTTTAATATCAACTTGGGTGATTTTTACCATACCTATATGGAACTTAAAAGTCGAAAAATAAACCGGACAAAATTCCTTGACGGTTTGCGTGATGCTCTGATTAGGAAGATGGAGGAAGAAGACGGGAAAGATAATATTTTATTCTTTTTAGGTTTAGGTTGATCCGGATGACACAGTTCGCGTTACACTACCGCTCTTTCAGCCGTTCCAATTCTTGCTTTGCCCGCTCTGCCTGTTCCGTGGACTGCCTTGCGTTTTCCTCGGCTTTTCTAATCGCAAGCAATCTTTCTTCCTCCTGCTTCACCCAAATTTTAAGTTGTTTGGGATTGGTGTTGTAGATAGAATCTATATCCAAAGACACCTGCGGATAAAGCAATCTCACCATACGGATTTTGATGTCATTGTCGTACAAAGTTGAATTTTCCTGCCAAAGCTGAAAGCTGGCGAAAAGAGAAAGCACCGACACAAGCAACAAGACAGCTACCGTAATGATATACGGTAGCTGTCTGCCCGTAATGCGATGCTCTATGGTCATCTTTGTTTTCTGTGGCATTTCACCTATCAGTTTCTTTTGTTCCTCCACTGCCGTGACAAGGTAACCGGTTGCCTCGACATGCTTTAGGATGGATGCTTTCATGCCAGTAAGCGTTTCATCCTTTATATTGTTTTCTTCCATTTTTTGCAAGCGTTTATCCACTTGCACCAATATTTCCTGTGTGTCTTTCAGTATGACCAATAATTCCTGTTCGTTCATGTTTTTTATGATTTATCGTGATACTCCCCTTGACTGTGCTTCCTGTTTTTTCCTCTTTCGCCTGCGCCTTTCCGCATCGCTCATGCTCTCGGGTTCGGGCGGTGTGTACGTGTCCAATAGTGCTTCGAGCAATCCCAATCCCTGCGGTTCGTATGCGTGCGACCGCTGTTCCTGTGGCTGTTGCAGTATCTCCCTAATCTGTTCGGCGAGCGGACGGCTGTCCGTAATCGGTTGGGTGGCTTCCATTACTCGGTTTTCTTTCAACTGTCTGTCCATGCCTGCAAAACTAAATTTGCGGTCGATTGCCGAACCTTTGAACTTCACGCCGTCCTTTTCAAAGGAAATGCCCTGCACTTCATTTGTACCGCTACGGTATTTGTAATGGATAGCGATGCCCTGCCCTGCAAGCATCGTTTCCACCTGCTTCCATGTGGTGGCTTTTGCCATGATGGATTTAAGGGCATCGTGTATGGCATAACGAAGTTTGTCGTTGCCCCGAAGTGCCTGCCTGTTAACCTTTGCCTTGCCCTTGCCGATATGGTAACCGTAACGCTCCGTCATCTCCCTGCATATCTTTCGGCTCTTGTGCCAATGGTTATAGTTGCCAATAGTCTTGCCCTCATTGTCCACACGGTTGTACACGAGATGAAGGTGTGGGTGTTTCTTATCCGTATGCAGTACGGTCACGTACTGGGCATTCTTGATGCCCATTTTTTCCATATACTCCCTCGCATGCTGTGCCATCTTCTCCACCGTGAGCTTTTCCCTGTCCTCGTTGCTCCAGCTTAGCACGGTATGCCCTACGGCATTGCCAAGCTGTGGACGCATCTTCCGCTGTGCGTTGAGGTCGGCAACAATCGCCTTGATGTTATAATCCCTAACGCCTGCCGAATCCAGAACAAAGGATTTTTCACGTTCCAACAGGTAGCGCACACAACCGCCGAAACTCTTGCCCGTGATTACCTTAGCTATCATCCTTACCAATCCTTTCCATTAATCGCTCCACCTTGTTAAGCAATTCGCGCAGATCCGTCATGATTGATACAAGCCCTCCCTTGTGCGCAAGCTTGGTCAACTGGTTGAGGTTGTTCGCCATGCCCGACAGGGTACGCAGGTAGCCTGTTTCTTCTGTTGAAAGCCTCGGCCTTATGACAGAGGTCTTTGCGGACTGCCGGAACCAATCGCTTACCCGCATGCCTGCGTTCCTTGCTTTACCTGCAATCGCCAAACGTTCGGTGGGGGTCAAGCGGACAACGAGCGAAACGCTTCGGGTGATGGCTTTTTTCGGACGGCCACGCCTGCGTGTTTTCCCGTTCGTCCCTTTTTCTTTCGCCAATTTTTTCATTGGCGAACCTCCCCAAGTTTACGGACTGCGACCATCGGGAGCATCCGCCGTTCCCCACACCGCGGAGCGTGGGGAAACGGTTTTTTGCATTGCAAAAAAATAAACTTGCTCCCTACAGGGCGACAAAGGTTTACCTTTGGAGAACTGACTGCGGATGGTCGGTCTTTCCGGTATTCTTTCCGGCTGACACCATGCTTTTGGGCGAGGTGGCTACTTATCTGCATGTGCAGAAAAGTAGCTAACGGAATAGCTGGATATATCATTATATCATTTCTCCGATATACCATCATTTCATCCCCTTTCCGCTCTTTGCAAGAGCATCACGGATGGCCTCGTCCGAGTAATAAACCTTTCGGCCGATGCGTCGGGGTACGAGGATGCCTGCCTTTTCCCAATAGTGCATGGTGGAATAGGCTACGCCGAGCATGAGCCGTGTTTCTGCTCTCGTCCTGTAACCTATGTTCTGTGGAGGTGGGGTCGGCTTTTCTGCCGTGTCTCCGTGGAGTGCCTCTCTAACGGCCTCCTTTACATTCTCGGATAGGATTTCCTTGAACTCCCTGTCCGAATAGCTTGTGAATATCTGCGCCATATCAAACGTGTTTGTATGGTGCAATGTTCGGGGGGATTCAAAGGGGGATTGGTCACTATTTCATTTTTGTTCGATAGGATGCCCTGCGGTACTGTTTAATATATATATCGGGCATGTATCGGCTATCTTCTTAGTCCTCTTTTCCTTTGGTTAGGCTCTTTATCCGCCTGTTGCTTTTTCAGTTTTTCAAGTGCTTCGATATCCCCAAGGTCTTTGGGTCTTCCCACGTTCCGCTTGTTGCGGATAAGGTCATTGGCACTGATAAACGATATTTCCAGACCGTCTATTTCGGTTTGCAGACGTGTATGGTATGCCTCATCGAAGTCGACACCCGATATGGCGTTAAGGATGTCTATGCGCAACGGCGGATAGCCCAATTGGGTAACGTAGTTTTCCCGTAGGAAGTCTTCCTCGGTAAGCCCAAGCTGACCAAATCCGAACTCCGCTATCACCTTGACCATTTTGCCTGCGTTCTCCGCATCCGGTTTTATCCATATATCGAGGTCACCCGTGTGCCTCGGCCTGCCGTGAAAGGAAAGGGCATAAGCACCTACCACCATGTACTTCACTTGGTGGTCGTTCAGAAGCTGGACGAAGTCGGTAAAATCCTGTTCAAATATCATCTTTGCGCTGGGTTACTGTTTTTTCCATGTGTTGGGGGTATGTTCCGAGCAACCAACTGTAATATGCCCTGCGCAGGCGTGTCACTTCGGCTATCCGTTCGGAAACTGGGCGGTCTAACCAAAACTGGATATCCCGTAGGTCTTCCTCGTCTATCTTTACATGGCCTACAACCATTGCCATCTTCCTTTTTTTCATGTTCTCTTTACAGACATTGTTAATGTAAATATACGGAATTTCGGACAGAAATAAAACAGGGCAAAGAGTGTCTATCCGTTCCTGCCCGTGTTCTTTCTAATGTCGTTGACGAACCTGCCTTTGGGAAAATCCGTGTCGGGGCAAACGCTTTTCAGATAGTTAAGTACCTTATCTTCGTTCTTGGCTTCAAAATCCTTTAGTTTGGCACTTCCCGTCGCATTGAACAGTTTGACATCACGTTCGGCCGTATCCGCCTTGATGGGTTTGCCACCGAGGATTTTCTGTAGAATCTTGCCCATTTGTCCGTATGTTAGGCCGTCGTTCCAAATGGACTTGTCAAGGAACCCCAGCTTGTAAAAGAAGTACATGCGGAGCCTGCCGTTCTCTATGGGGCTGGATGGGTCTATTACCGCATTGTCCGCTTCTTCTTCCTCCTTTCTGTATTCCGACAGTATTCCCTCCAACGTGCGGTTGCGCTCCGTAACGGCGGTTATCTCGTCCTGCTGTTCCTTTACGGTTCGGGCAAGCTCCATGCGCCCAGCATCCTGCACGGCCAAAAGGGCATTTTTTTCCTGTAACTCGGTTTCAAGTTCCTTTAGCCTGCTTTCAAGCTCTCTTATTTTCTCCTGCTCTGCGGAAGTGTAACGGTCGAGTACTTCCCTTATGCCGTGCATGAGGTAGGAACGGATTTGGTCGGGGTCTCCGTCTATGAAATAGGTGTCACGGATATCGTCATCGTCCTGTATGATGTCGAAGATAATGCCGTCCCCACTCAATTGCCGTAACTTCGTTTCGTAACGTTTGAATTTCTCCACGTCAATGCGCACCTTTATCTTGTGCATACCCTGTTCTACGCTCATGACATCCAGTTCGACAAGCAAGGGGTTCAACCGTTCCGCTACCTCTTTCCGAAAGTGCGATATGTAAGGCGCATCGGTGATGGCCTCGACCAAGCGGTGGTAAGTGCCATCGTTGATGCCCTTGAAAAATTCCATCCAAGCGGTGGCAAAGTAATCCCGTCCGCCGATGGCATCCCATTCCAGCCCCGTACCCGTTTGCAGAAAGGTACGTCCGAACCAAGTGAAATCGGCAAGTAGGCTGTTCAGATGTTTTAAGTCGTTTAATTTCATGAGCGTTGTCTTTTGGTTATCCTGCCTTTTCCAGTTCTATTTTTGCGGTCACCGTATCGAGTATGAGCTGTGCGTTTTCCTCGCGGGTCATCTTGATATATTTAAAGAAATTGGTTTCCGTAGTATGCCCCGTTATCTTCATGATGGTGAACGTTGGAAGCCTGTAATGCTTGTACATATTGGTGGCGAACGAACGCCTTGCCGTATGTGTTCCCATAGCATCATAGAAAGGAATGGTCACCTGTACCCGTGTACCGCCCTGCGGTACGGTAATGCTGACAGGCTGGGTAAGTCCGGCCATCTTCCCGATAATCTTGATGTAATCGTTCAGCTTTTGGTTGCTTATCGGCTTTGGATAAAGATAGGTTCCATCTTCTTGGCGGTAGCTTTCCAGTATTTCACGGGTGACGGGCAATATCGGAATCGCAACGAAAACCCCTGTTTTTTCCGTTTCAATGTGGATAAAGTCGCCATGAACCCGTGCTTTCTCCGCTAATACCGAATAGTCTTGAAAGCGTAGTCCGCTCCATGCGCCGAGCAGATAAAGGTCTCTCGCATTCTTTAGACCTGGATGGCCTGTTAGGTCAACGGAATGTATCGCCCCTAACTGTTCTATATCGTTATACACCGCATCGGTTTCCTCCTCCACCTTGATGAATGCCTTTGACTTGTATATTTCATTCGCGTGCCAACCGAGTTCCTTTGCCTCTCCCATGAACAGCTTAACGTGCTTGATGACCTTTCCGAAGTAGTTGAGCGAAAAACTCCTGTCAGTGAACATATAATTCCGCAGGTCATAATAGAAATCCATTGTCACGTTATCGAAGTTCAGCCTTTTCAGCTTCCTATGCTCCACATACTCCTGCAATAGCGTTCGGCTACCCTCGTAGGAGCGTATGGTGTTTTCCCTGTAACGCATCCCTGCACGTTTGCCTTTCAGCACGGTTCGCTTGCCCTCACGGCTAAGTTTTACCTGTCGGTCGAAAAAAGAAAGAAGCGACTGGCTGGGGTCGGATGCCTTTACCGTGGTTGCCCCTGCAAGTAGCCCTATTACCTGTTCCTTAAAGATAGCCTTATCGGGGTAGCTCTGGAATTTGTTCACGAATGTACGGTATTCGGTTTCCACCGTTGCCTTTACGGTTGCAAGTTTTTCGATGATGGCTTTTGCCTCGGCCGAATCAAGCCCTTTTAGTCCGCCGATGGG
This Olivibacter sp. SDN3 DNA region includes the following protein-coding sequences:
- a CDS encoding YhdH/YhfP family quinone oxidoreductase; translation: MAYQFKGLYITEEQGEFKANLTELSTADLPNNEVLIKVAFSSVNYKDVLSASGNKGVTQKFPHVPGIDAAGEVVSSRSNKFKTGDKVIVTGYDLGMNTWGGFGEYISVPSGWVLSLPEPLSLLDAMALGTAGLTAGLSIYELINSGVTPEKGKIAVSGATGGVGSISVAILSKLGYEVVAISGKKQNDFLTRTLGANAVFTRQDFIDKYDKDIMSKMELAGGIDAVGGRILSGMLKATNYNGTVTCCGLVASPNIETTIYPFIIRNVTLVGIDSVEQPLNHKEAIWKLLANEWKPTVLSHITKLINLEELPAALYDVSQGNAIGRYVVSHG
- a CDS encoding FMN-dependent NADH-azoreductase — its product is MKKILHIISSIHGEISSSSQLSDTIVENLKNAYPDSQVNKLDLSESHFPYLEAKHFEAFFTPAEHHTAIQREVFGRSGQAITELKEADFIVIGLPIYNLGIPASLKGWIDYVARVGETFSYVDNAPIGLLTDKKVYLAIASGGIYSEEPMKSYDFTEPYLRAMLGFIGLTDLTAFRVEGTAIPGVKETALSKAQETVSEFTF
- a CDS encoding DoxX family protein; its protein translation is MRKDKIIYWVSTSLTILTGASSAFLYFTDAMGEAFRHLGFPDYFKVELAIGKIIGIPLLLIPAVPRIIKEWAYAAYGIVFMSAIIAHTVVDGVGAAITPLLPLIFLIVSYRYYHKLNRA
- a CDS encoding helix-turn-helix domain-containing protein; amino-acid sequence: MITDKINQEKKQECVKAILPVKDALEVLNGRWKIPIIISLKFGNKRFKEISRDVQGITDKVLSKELKALEVNQLIARTVFDTFPPTVEYSLTEHGFSLHNVITALGEWGTSHREKIIGK
- a CDS encoding Gfo/Idh/MocA family protein translates to MNKSKIRIGFIGLNPDKQWASIAHIPALGTLVEEFEIVGVANSTYQSAKKSAEAFQIPLAFENAQALILSDEIDLVVITVKVPHHYELVKAALGAGKHVYCEHPLGNGLEETKALAALAAQKNVVAVVGTQLVAAPELLYLQQLINEGYVGRVLSSTLNGSVNNWGDNVISHNYYINDKSFGATLFTVPFAHTLAGVIKVLGGFGKFKAEMYNNFTSVKVTDTDEIKSKTTEDQILVIGAFKSGAAFSAHYRGGINATSLVWEINGTEGDIQVTSSSGHAQLLGLKILGKKSDEKELKNLIPPAEMYQGLPDDPLVRNVAAIYRLAAGDIRNDTRNAPTFEDAAKLHQVLSSIEKSASI
- a CDS encoding TetR/AcrR family transcriptional regulator, which codes for MGSKERIAKLKSELRKDILCAALAILKNDGRQSLSLRKIADRIEYSPPVIYSYFKNKEAILIALCELCYQQFNGCIEKNCRKLTNPEERLTAIVTTCWNFAIEEKEMYDLMWEVGSTCTDPFTQFKELGLFLNFLSETLKNLCGKKVCTEEYLFHKSQTAIAVMHGHICLNYTLSNADPKLRSRMLNETILYVMNLINDYNLTSRELNNHY
- a CDS encoding type II toxin-antitoxin system YafQ family toxin, whose product is MYQLEQTGKFKKDIKLAKKRGLGMRLLDEVVTQLVESGTLPPKNKPHKLTGNYKGFWECHIQPDWLLVWEQDDAIRLITLTRTGTHSDLF
- a CDS encoding 3-hydroxyacyl-CoA dehydrogenase; translation: MDIKNVTVFGAGVLGAQIAFQTAFHGYKVTLYDIKKEFLENARKRFENLRESYKVDIDATDEDLDIAFNNLSYTTNLAESVTDADITIEAIPENLEVKKEFYVKLSTLAPQKTIFCTNSSTLLPSDFAAETGRPQQFLALHFANLVWKYNIVEIMGHAGTDAKNIEIILAFAKTIGMVPVVIQKENPGYIMNALSVPWLMTALDLLIEGVGDVESIDKTWILTPIGNRSIGPFALLDIIGLTTAYNVITNNAEKTGENTWIKRKEFIRKNFIEPNKLGVSTGEGFYKYPNPSYEQEAFLKP